The genomic window CCAGACGCCCCGATGGTGGCCGTGACGGGCTACTGGAAGCTGGAGCACCACCGCGGCGAGGCCCTCACCTGGATACCCGAGCGCCAGGAGGGTCCTGTTGCCCTCACTCCCCAGGCAGAAGAAGCCCTCAAGGAGAAATACTTCCAATGGTGTGAGCGCCAGGGTGGGGGCGACTGCCTGGGCCTGCTGGACGATGGGCCCTACCTTCGCGCGGATGAACGGCGGGCGTTCGCCCTGGCCCTGGCCTTTGGCTCGGTGCTCGACGAGACGCGCGACGCCCTCAAGCGAGAGCTGTTCAGCGTGCAGGCTCTCGTGGCCATGGTCGTCTGGACGGTGGCTCTGTACTGCATGATGTGGGTGGTGCCCGAGCCGACGACCAAGGCCATTGCCGCCGGCATGACCCTCCTCCTGGTGGGCTACCTGGGCCTTGAGACGGTGTACGGGCTCATGGACGGCTGGGCCCGCATGGCCGACACGGCGAACCACGCCACCACCTTCGAGGAGCTGCGCGCAGCCGGTGAGGCATTCGGCACGGTGCTGGGCGAGGACGCCGCCCGGGCCATGATTCTCGCCGTGGCTACCCTCAGCGGGCACACACTGGGACAGGTACTGCCGCGGGTGAAGTCACTTCCGAGATTCAACCTCGCGGGGGCACAATTCGAGGCTCAGGGTGGGGCCGCCGTCATGGGGCGCCTGGAGGTGACGGAGGCGGCGCTCGCGATGGAGGGGGCCCTGGCCAAGGCCGTAGCGGCGGCGGAAACGGTAGCCACGTCTCCGCAGGGCCCCATGGCCGTGGTGATGCTCAAGAAGGGCTCGGGCGCGAGCGCACGGGTCCCTGGGGAGCACGGCTCCGAAACCGTCATCCGCCACCGGGGCGGCAACCGGCAGGTGGAACTTAGCGACGGCCAGCGCTGGCATCTACCGCGCGGCAAGTCGGCTGCGGACATTCCCGCTGAAGACAAGGTGGGCGACATGCTCCAAGAGGCCGTCACCCGGGCCGCTAACGAGTGGGGATCCCAGTGGCTCTCTGGCGCCGAAAAAAGGGCCATCGCCGAGGCTCAGAGGAAAGGCGAGTACTGGCTGGCAAGGTTGCTGGAGCGCGAGGCCCGGGGGCGTTTCGTGGAAAATAGGGTGCGCGAACAGTTCCAACACCTCTACAACTTCAGCCGGAGCAAGGGAGTCGATGTGGAGGTCCCCGGAGGCTACAAGTACGAGATTCTCTCCGGCACAGACTCGAATCTGGCGCGGCATGGCAGGCGCATGGCGGGCGAGTTCTTTCGGATGCTCACCTTCTGAGAAGGCAACGGATGCTCTACAACAAGGTCTTCTACGAGGGCCGGGAAATCGAAAACGAGCGGTTGGAGCTGACGGACAAGGGCTCGCTTTATTTCCTTGGCCACGGACTGACGCTGCGCAACTGCACCATCGTCCTGAAGGTTTCCGGCAGGAACGTGTTTCTGACCGGCGCGCGTTTCATCGACTGCACCTTCGAGGTGAAGCAGGAGTTGAAGAACCACCAAGCGTGGGTAGCCGCGTCCCTGAAGGGCTGCCGGTTCAAGGGGCGCCTGACTGGGTGTGATTTCGGGCACTGGCCTGAATACAGCAGCCTGCCGGGGTATGAGTCCGGTTCCATTGAGGACTGCGACTTCTCCGAGGCCCGATTGGACGCTTGCCGAATCATGGGTTCTGACCCTTCCACTATTCGCTTTCCCAAGTGGCCCTGCTTCACCATCCTGGACCCCATTGGTCGAGCCCGCGAGATGCGCAGCGTCAAGTGGCCGGGCCTGGTCGGCGATGTCATCGTGGATGATCTCCACACCCATCCGCCTCGTACCAAGGCCCTGACCTACTACGCCCCCATTTTGGCTGAACGGCTCGAGGCCACACTCGAAGAGCTCCGGGCTGTCATCGAGAAGTTCGACTGCATCGTCTACTGACCCGAAACTGGCGCGGCACAGCCGTCGCATGGTGGGCGACCCCTCTTCCGGATGCGCCCGTGCAGATGACGGCATCGGCGGCCATGCCGCCACCGACAGCCTTGCCGATGGGCTCGCCTGCGCACCGCCGCTGAACCAAGCGAAGAGCGGAAGAGCCACATCACCAGGGCAAGTCCTCGCGAGCCATTACTCTTCATAGACAAGCCCTACCGGTTCTCCCGCTACCAGCTTCTCGAGGTCGTCCTCTCCTTTGAGCTGGAACTGGGAGTAGGTGACCTCGACACCTTCCTCGAGTGGATCATCGTCACACTTGATGATCTTGCGGACGCCCGCGAAGACCCAGCGGGCCGGATGGTCGTCCCAGAAGAACGTGCCCGAGCAATCACCCTCCGAGGCCAATGCCCTCGCAACTCCCTTGCATGGATTCACCGCTCTCCGCTGTCATTCAATTCCCATCAGCCCGGGATATGGAGGTCATCCTTTAGTAGCATTCACGAAGGGTGAACGAGCCGTCAGGGTGTACTTCAGAGGGCGTGCATTCGGTGAGCTCCCACACGAACACCGCAACGAGCACCGCCAGGCACACGAGTAAGGTGACCGCCAGCATCCGGTGCGGGCTCCACTGCTGAGTGCGGTACGCACTGAAAATAGAGGACATCGAGTGGGTCTCCTCGAGCTCAGAGGCCCATTGTACATGAGGTGCTCGCAATTCAGGATGGATGATGACGCGGGCCCGGCGCTACGGCATCCGGGCGTATTCGTTCATCGAGGGCAGGTAGCCCATCTGCTCGACCAGCGTATAGTCCCATGCGCTCAGGTCCCGCGTGGACGTCGCGTAGGCCTCGTCCTTCTGCCGGTACCACAGCGAGAGCACGGGCGTCGTCATGGATGCATTCGGCCCCACATAGACATAGCCCTCGAGGTTGTCGATACCATCGGGCTCATAGCCCTCGGGCACCTGCACCCCCATCACCAGCGAGAGGAAGCCTTTCCCGGAGGTGGAGCGGTAGCGCAGCAACGGCTGCGTGGATTGCAGCACCGGGAACGTGTGCGGCACATTCGGGCCGAGGATGTTCCCCTCGAAGGACTGGACATGCGGCAGATCCAACACGTACTCCTCCGCGTCTTCCACCTGGGGCACGTACCCGTCGCCGTTCGGCGCCGTGGCCGCCAGGGCCGTGGTGAGGAATTGGTTCGTCTGCGATTTCTTGAATCGATAGAGCCCCTTATCGATGTACGTCGAATAGGAGAACAACCTCGAGCCCTTGCCGATCAGCTCGTCCGCCGAGAGCTGCTCGCAGAAGAACGGCTCGTGCTCGCGCTGGCGCGGATCCGGCAGGCTGTAGGAACACGAGCCGCCATACTTCAGCGTGGACCAACGCTTCTTCGTCAGACACAGCGCCTTGCCCTGCACCGCCCTGCTCTCGCCCGTGGGGTCGGAGACATACACCGGCGTCGCCGTCCACGCCGACTCGAAGAAGAAGTCACGATCCGCTCCGAAGGGGCCCGCCGAGACGTACTTCGTGAGCGGATCCTCCGGCTCCACCTGCGTCTCCACGTTCCCCTTGTTGAACATGATGAGCGGCGTTCCATGGAGGGTATTGGGCGTGCCCTCCCCGCAGTAGTCCGCCATGGCCATCGCCGTGCAGGCCGCGTGGTACTCGAAGGCCTCGACGATCGACGTCGCCGGAACCACCGGCGCCCCGCGCGGCATCGGATCCGCGCTCAGCCACGGTGCATAACCCCAATCCACGCACTTGGCCGCCACCCCTCCCCCGATGAACCGCGTCTCCCTCCCACTCCTCACCGGCCGGCAGGCGAAGGAGAACGCATCCGGCTGCGTGTAGATGAGCACGTTCATCCGCGCGTCCGGATCCGCCGCGTTCACGTTCGTCTCCCCCGCCTTCACCGTCTTCCAGCGGCCGGGCAGCACCAGCGCCCACGACCCCTTCGGGCACAGATTCCCGGTCCGCGCCGGCGAGCTCCATTCCACCTGGTACTCCCAGACGGTGCTCGACTCGACGTCCGTGTAGACGTTGGCGTGCCGCTGTGCCGCGACGATCTTGAACGTCACCAGCTGGTCCCCCACCTCCGCGGAGAAGCTCACGTTCCTGAACTGATCCCCCCTCCTGAGGCTCCCCTGCCACGTCCCCACGAGCTCGCCGCGATCGATCTCCACCTGCTGGAAGCCGACGCCCTGATACCTCGCGCTGCTCAGCAGCAGCGTGACGGGCTCGAACTGCCGGTCCATCGTGCCGTGCAGGTGCGTCCCCTGATCGCTCTGATAGCCCCCCGTCTGCGCCCAGGCCGTGGTGGCGAAGAGAGCCAGCATGCCGCCGAGGAACGTCGCCCCTACCCGCTGCTTCCTTCGCGTCCCCAACTCCATGGATCCTTCCTCCCCGAGCGCCTCGCGCCCGCTTTCCCGCTGTCCTCTAGCAAGGGCCTTGCCAGGGCAGCTGGAAACGGAAACTCAAAGAGCCGGGTCGGGGACGGGTGGATCCGCGCAGACGCGCAGGCCGACGAGCGGCGTGCGCAGCGAGGGATCGCGGTTGGTGTAGTGGTTGTTGCTCCGGGCGTCCATGAAGCTCTGGTAGTAGCTGCCGCCCGAGTAGAAGGTCGAGTCCGGCATGGCGTTCAGGTGCACCCATTCCCAGACGTTGCCGGAGAGGTCCGAGACGCCGAAGGGACTGTCGGAGGCGGGGTGGCTGCCCACCTCGTCGGGGCCAAAGGCCAGGTTCTTCTGCCCGTAGGCACGATCGAAGTTGGCGTCCTCGGGCCCGAGCTCGTAGCCGTGGGGGTAGATGCGCGCGTCCGCACCGCGGGCGGCCCGCTCCCACTCGTAGATTTCGCACAGGCGCGCCCCGGGCAGCTTCCCCGTGCGCGAGAGCCACGCCACGTAGGCCCGGGCATCGTCCCAGGAGATGCCGGACACGGGGAAGCGCAGCCAGTCCTGCTCCACGAACCGCGTGCGCTCCGGGTAGCGCACCCGCTCGCCCTCGCGCGCGAGGAAGGTGTGGTTCCGCGGCTTCAGCAGCAGCTGCCACTGCCCACCGGGCAGCTCCGTGAGCTCGACGCTCCCGTTGAAGTGCTGGACTCGCGGCCGGCGCAGCTCGCGCTCGGCGGGGGGCAGCTCGCGCAGGAAGCGCAGCCAGTCGGCGTACGTCACCTCGTGGCGGGCGATGAGGAAGCCGCCCGTGCGCGCCTCGTGCAGCGGCTGCACCCGCAGGATGTTGCGCCGGATCGTCTCCTCGTCCTCGCTGCCCACCAGGAAGCGCCCGGGGGGCACGTAGACGTAGCCCTCGGGCACGGAGGCCGGCAGGGGGATGCTCAGGCGGAGCCGCTCCCCGCGTGTCACCCGCACGGGGTAGTACACCGGCGGGCGATCCGGCAGCGACAGCACCAGCCGGTACGAGCCCGGTTCCAGCTCCACTCCCGTCAGCGGTGTGGTGCCGAGCGGCCGGGGCTCGGAGGGCCGGAGGTATCCGCCCTCCCGGAAGTAGCGCTGCACGGAGACGGTGGCGCCCGTGGGGCCGCTCTCCACGTCCACCCGCGCCGGGGCCTGGAGGCGGCGGCGGTACTCGCCGGTCCCGTCGTACAGGTCGAGCTGGCGCGACAGGTCCTCCCGCAGCGAGGTCTGGTGGGCACGCTCGGCCAGCAACAGGCGCTCGTAGATGGCACCCGCCAGGAGCTGGCGCGTGTCCTCGCGGCCGGGATCCTTCAGCAGCGCCTGCCGCAGCTCCTGGTTGATTGGATCATGCAGCTCCTCGTTCAACCGGGCGGCCTTCCGCAGGGCGCTGGCCCAGAGCTCCTCCCCCTTCTTGTCGTCCCGCACCTCGAGGGTGGCGAAGGCCTGCCGCCGGAGCGACTCGACGGCGGCGCTCTCCCGGCGCGCCTCCTCGAGCAGCTCCCGCGCCTTGTGGAGGTGGGCATCCACCTCGCGCCGCGTCTCCCACCGCGTCAGCACGAGGTTGCCTCCATAGGCGAACCCCGCGGTGAGCGGCAGCGCCAGCACGGCCCCGAGCCGCACCAGCCGTCCCCGGCGCACGGCCCGGCGCGAGGCGGCGAGGAAGTCCGCCTCCTGGGGCGCGAGCCCGCCCGGCTCCAGCGACGCGACCTCCGCCAGGGAGCGCGCGCCCCACAACGCGTCCGCCGGACGGCCCAGCCTCCGCCACTCCGCCGCCGCCCGCTCCAGGCGCTGGTGGGCCGCCCGCCGCTCGGCGTCTCCGGCCAGCCAGCCGCGCAGCAGATCCCACCCCGTCAGCAGCGCCTCGTGTGACACCTCGTAGGTGGCTTCACCCTGGGCCTCGCGTGCCACCAGCAGGCGCCCACGCACCAGCGCCTCCAGCGCCGCCCGCTCCTCCTCCGCCTCCACGCCACCGCCCAGCAGCTCCGCCGGGGTGCGCCGCGCCCGCGTGCCCTCGGCGGTGACGAGCTTCAGCAACAGCCGGCGCGCCGCGAGCCGCTGATCCGGCAGCAGCCGGGCGAGGACTCCATCCGCATGGCGGGCCAGCGCCCCCGAGACGCCTCCGAGCGCCTCCAGCGCCGCGGCGGGAATGAGGTGCCGCTCCACATCCCGCGCCTCCCAGAGCTCCGCCAGGGCGAACTGGAGCAGCGGCAGCCCTCCCTCCGCGCGTCCCGCCGCCACCAGCGCCTCCACCAGCGCCTCGGACTCGAAGGCCACTCCCCGGGCCCGCGCCGGAGCGGTGATGGCCTCGCGCAGCCCCGCCTCCGACAGCGGCCGCAGCAGGTACAGCGCCCCGGAGAGCATGTCGCCCAGGCCGGGCAGCGCCGCCAGCCGGGTGAGGAAGTCCCCGCGCGCCGTGGCCAGCACCCGCACACCGGGCAGGCCCTCCGCCAGCGTCCCCAGGGCCTCGGAGACGAGCGCGGCCTCCTCCGGCTCGGCCAGCGTGAGCAGCTCCTCCAGCTGGTCCACGAAGAGGAGCGTACCGGTGGCGCCCTGGTGCGTCCGCAGCAGCCGACCCAGCCCCTGGGGCCCGGCCCGCAGCGCCTCCACCACCCGGGCCTCGTCCAGCCCCGGCAGCGAAGCCAGCGCGGAGGCCAGCGCCGCCACCGGGTGCCTCCCGGGAACGAGCGTCACCCCCGTCCACCCGCCCCCGAGCGCCCCCTCCGCCACGCGCGGCAGCAGGCCCGCGCGGCACAGCGAGGACTTGCCCACGCCAGAGTCACCCGCCACCAGCACGAAGGGCTCGGCGCGCAGCCGGTCCAGCAGCGCGCGCACCTCCGCCCCGCGGCCGAAGAAGACACCGCGCTCCTCGGCGGAGAAGGCGTGCAACCCCGGGTAGGGCCGCTCCGTCACCACCAGCTCCGCGTGGCCTCCTTCGCGCAGGGACTCCAGCGCCTCGCGCAGCTCCTCCCCCGAGGAGAAGCGGCGCTCGGGCTCGAGCTCCAGGCACCGCTCGATGATGGCCGCGAAGCGTGGCTCCATCCCGGGCACCTTCGAGGTCACCGGGGCCGCGCGGCCGCTCAGCACGGCCTGCCGCAGCTCGCTCAGGCTCGAGCCCTGGTGCGGGGCGTGGCCCACGCACATCTCGTAGAGGACACCCCCGAGCGAGTACACGTCGCTGCGGGCCGAGGCCGGCTCACCGCGCCACACCTCGGGCGCCATGTACCGGGGCGTGCCCACCCAGGCGCCCGCGGCCGTCAGCCCGAAGGCCTGCCCTTCCCCTGGCTCCGGCTCCGGTGACTTCCCCGACGCGGGCTCGCTCCGAGCGGGTTTCCCCGGGGAGGACAGCGTCGCCAGGTCATCCTCGCCCGTCCGCTCCCGCGCCTCCGGGAGGGAAGAGGGCGGAGGCTTGCCCGGGGAGGACAGCGTCGCCAGGTCGTCCTCGCCCGTCCGCTCCGTCACCGGGGGCGACGGGGCCACCCACCGGGGTGCTCCGTCTCGCGCTCCCTCGGCGGCGTCCAGCAGCTTGGCCAGGCCGAAGTCGAGCAGCTTCACCTCCCCATCCTCGGTGAGCATGGCGTTGGCGGGCTTGATGTCGCGATGCAGCACGCCCTTGCGGTGCGCCGCCGCCAGCCCCCGCGCCAGGCCGATGCCCAGTCCCAGCACCTTCTCCCACGGCACGGGCCACGACTGCTTGTCCAGGCTCTCGCCGCGGATGAACTCCGAGACGAGGTAGGGCCGGCGCAGCACCTCGCCGATGCGGTGCACGGCGACGATGTTGGGGTGCTGCAACCGGGCGACGGCCCGCGCCTCGGTGCGGAAGCGCTCGCGCTGGCCCTCGTCCGGGGCGACAGCCGAGAGGAACTTCACCGCGACGAGCCGGTCCAGCAGTGTGTCCTGGGCCAGGTGCACCTGTCCCATGGCCCCATGTCCGAGTGGACGGACGAGCCGGTACTCCTCGAACGATGATGGGGGCTCCCATTGGGGAGCGGGGGCGGCCACGGCCGGGCATTCTCCGCTGCCTACCGCTCACGGGCAATGCTTGCGCTCCAGGCAATGGCTGCCTCCCTCACGGCAAGAATTGCCTGCCCGTTCCCCCTCCGTCTTCATGGCCGGACCCCCGCTCCCTGTTCTGGGGAGCGGCATGCCCCTTGCTCTTCCAGGCTCCGCGACGACGCGGGGCACGCGCTCTCCGCGGCGGCGGTCACAAACCAGCGCATCCAAGTCCATCGAAAAGCAACTCAGGAGAAGATCATGGCTGAAGTCAAGAACGTGGTCCTGACCGTC from Archangium lipolyticum includes these protein-coding regions:
- the sitA5 gene encoding SitA5 family polymorphic toxin, with the protein product MSTRHPGARPTGARLGPCSRAWALIVLFQFACATGTPPGSLLAGYRHNSLTPSPAPMERVAATVEPGLESATVYVVDFMEPGAVATRPVPIPRAEFQQAFLRLSRDAGPGAKTPRQAAHELLNLMATQPDAPMVAVTGYWKLEHHRGEALTWIPERQEGPVALTPQAEEALKEKYFQWCERQGGGDCLGLLDDGPYLRADERRAFALALAFGSVLDETRDALKRELFSVQALVAMVVWTVALYCMMWVVPEPTTKAIAAGMTLLLVGYLGLETVYGLMDGWARMADTANHATTFEELRAAGEAFGTVLGEDAARAMILAVATLSGHTLGQVLPRVKSLPRFNLAGAQFEAQGGAAVMGRLEVTEAALAMEGALAKAVAAAETVATSPQGPMAVVMLKKGSGASARVPGEHGSETVIRHRGGNRQVELSDGQRWHLPRGKSAADIPAEDKVGDMLQEAVTRAANEWGSQWLSGAEKRAIAEAQRKGEYWLARLLEREARGRFVENRVREQFQHLYNFSRSKGVDVEVPGGYKYEILSGTDSNLARHGRRMAGEFFRMLTF
- a CDS encoding ADYC domain-containing protein, whose translation is MELGTRRKQRVGATFLGGMLALFATTAWAQTGGYQSDQGTHLHGTMDRQFEPVTLLLSSARYQGVGFQQVEIDRGELVGTWQGSLRRGDQFRNVSFSAEVGDQLVTFKIVAAQRHANVYTDVESSTVWEYQVEWSSPARTGNLCPKGSWALVLPGRWKTVKAGETNVNAADPDARMNVLIYTQPDAFSFACRPVRSGRETRFIGGGVAAKCVDWGYAPWLSADPMPRGAPVVPATSIVEAFEYHAACTAMAMADYCGEGTPNTLHGTPLIMFNKGNVETQVEPEDPLTKYVSAGPFGADRDFFFESAWTATPVYVSDPTGESRAVQGKALCLTKKRWSTLKYGGSCSYSLPDPRQREHEPFFCEQLSADELIGKGSRLFSYSTYIDKGLYRFKKSQTNQFLTTALAATAPNGDGYVPQVEDAEEYVLDLPHVQSFEGNILGPNVPHTFPVLQSTQPLLRYRSTSGKGFLSLVMGVQVPEGYEPDGIDNLEGYVYVGPNASMTTPVLSLWYRQKDEAYATSTRDLSAWDYTLVEQMGYLPSMNEYARMP
- a CDS encoding nSTAND1 domain-containing NTPase, coding for MAAPAPQWEPPSSFEEYRLVRPLGHGAMGQVHLAQDTLLDRLVAVKFLSAVAPDEGQRERFRTEARAVARLQHPNIVAVHRIGEVLRRPYLVSEFIRGESLDKQSWPVPWEKVLGLGIGLARGLAAAHRKGVLHRDIKPANAMLTEDGEVKLLDFGLAKLLDAAEGARDGAPRWVAPSPPVTERTGEDDLATLSSPGKPPPSSLPEARERTGEDDLATLSSPGKPARSEPASGKSPEPEPGEGQAFGLTAAGAWVGTPRYMAPEVWRGEPASARSDVYSLGGVLYEMCVGHAPHQGSSLSELRQAVLSGRAAPVTSKVPGMEPRFAAIIERCLELEPERRFSSGEELREALESLREGGHAELVVTERPYPGLHAFSAEERGVFFGRGAEVRALLDRLRAEPFVLVAGDSGVGKSSLCRAGLLPRVAEGALGGGWTGVTLVPGRHPVAALASALASLPGLDEARVVEALRAGPQGLGRLLRTHQGATGTLLFVDQLEELLTLAEPEEAALVSEALGTLAEGLPGVRVLATARGDFLTRLAALPGLGDMLSGALYLLRPLSEAGLREAITAPARARGVAFESEALVEALVAAGRAEGGLPLLQFALAELWEARDVERHLIPAAALEALGGVSGALARHADGVLARLLPDQRLAARRLLLKLVTAEGTRARRTPAELLGGGVEAEEERAALEALVRGRLLVAREAQGEATYEVSHEALLTGWDLLRGWLAGDAERRAAHQRLERAAAEWRRLGRPADALWGARSLAEVASLEPGGLAPQEADFLAASRRAVRRGRLVRLGAVLALPLTAGFAYGGNLVLTRWETRREVDAHLHKARELLEEARRESAAVESLRRQAFATLEVRDDKKGEELWASALRKAARLNEELHDPINQELRQALLKDPGREDTRQLLAGAIYERLLLAERAHQTSLREDLSRQLDLYDGTGEYRRRLQAPARVDVESGPTGATVSVQRYFREGGYLRPSEPRPLGTTPLTGVELEPGSYRLVLSLPDRPPVYYPVRVTRGERLRLSIPLPASVPEGYVYVPPGRFLVGSEDEETIRRNILRVQPLHEARTGGFLIARHEVTYADWLRFLRELPPAERELRRPRVQHFNGSVELTELPGGQWQLLLKPRNHTFLAREGERVRYPERTRFVEQDWLRFPVSGISWDDARAYVAWLSRTGKLPGARLCEIYEWERAARGADARIYPHGYELGPEDANFDRAYGQKNLAFGPDEVGSHPASDSPFGVSDLSGNVWEWVHLNAMPDSTFYSGGSYYQSFMDARSNNHYTNRDPSLRTPLVGLRVCADPPVPDPAL